Proteins co-encoded in one Corynebacterium tuberculostearicum genomic window:
- a CDS encoding RelA/SpoT family protein has translation MDKPVKRQTGGGMRSMSARLARSLTGGRVKVNPVLDPLMSIHRKFHPKVDADLLNRAYDTAEHLHEGVFRKSGEPYITHPLAVATIAAEIGMDTTTIVAALLHDTVEDTDYSLEDLTRDFGPEVARLVDGVTKLDKVALGSAAEAETIRKMIVAMATDPRVLVIKVSDRLHNMRTMRFLPPEKQAKKARQTLEVIAPLAHRLGMASVKWELEDLSFAILYPKKYDEIVRMVADRAPSRDRALKEIISQVSAALKQNGIEAEVMGRPKHYWSIYQKMIVRGRDFAEIFDLVGIRILVEDVNSCYAAIGVVHSIYQALPGRFKDYISSPRFGVYQSLHTTVLAQGGATLEVQVRTHEMHYNAEFGVAAHWRYKETKGRNSGHQEEVDQMAWMRQLLDWQKEAADPNEFLDSLRYDLTAKQIFAFTPKGDVVNLPAGSTPVDFAYAVHTEVGHRCIGAKVNGKLVALESKLKSGDKVEIFTSKDPNAGPSRDWQDFLVSARAKTKVRQWFAKERREEHLEAGRDALATEVQRGGLPMHRLFTASSMKQVAEQLHYSDVDSLYTAIGAGHVSAQHVANQLVAMFGDHDDAVDTLASRTPLSEIENSRAQHTEDSASGTGILVEGSPDVMAKLAKCCQPVPGDTIFGFVTRGGGVSVHRADCTNAEKLKAESERMMQVEWSSRTSATGAFSATLQLEALDRQGLLSELTRVMSDQSINVLTMNSNRGDDHIATVRFTFSVSDTKQLGTLMTTLRNTEGVFDVYRVTA, from the coding sequence ATGGACAAACCAGTTAAGCGCCAAACAGGCGGGGGAATGCGCAGTATGTCAGCCCGCCTAGCCCGTTCGCTCACCGGCGGCCGAGTAAAGGTGAACCCGGTGCTGGACCCGTTGATGTCCATTCACCGCAAGTTTCATCCCAAGGTCGATGCGGACCTACTCAATCGCGCCTATGACACCGCGGAGCACCTGCATGAAGGGGTTTTCCGGAAGTCCGGGGAGCCGTATATTACCCACCCGCTTGCCGTGGCCACTATCGCTGCCGAAATCGGCATGGATACCACCACCATCGTGGCTGCGCTCCTGCATGACACCGTGGAGGATACGGACTATTCCCTAGAGGATCTCACCCGAGACTTCGGCCCCGAGGTAGCCCGCTTGGTTGATGGCGTAACCAAACTGGATAAAGTGGCGCTTGGTTCGGCAGCAGAAGCGGAGACGATCCGCAAGATGATTGTCGCGATGGCTACCGATCCACGAGTGCTGGTGATCAAGGTAAGCGATCGCCTCCACAATATGCGCACGATGCGGTTCCTCCCGCCCGAAAAGCAAGCCAAGAAAGCGCGGCAAACCCTCGAGGTTATTGCTCCGCTGGCCCATCGCCTGGGTATGGCTAGCGTTAAGTGGGAGCTCGAAGATCTCTCTTTTGCCATCCTGTATCCCAAGAAGTATGACGAAATCGTACGCATGGTGGCAGACCGCGCTCCCTCGCGTGATCGCGCGCTAAAAGAGATCATTAGCCAAGTCAGCGCAGCGCTGAAGCAAAATGGCATAGAGGCCGAGGTGATGGGCCGCCCGAAGCACTATTGGTCCATCTATCAGAAGATGATCGTGCGTGGCCGTGACTTCGCGGAGATCTTTGACTTAGTGGGTATCCGCATCTTGGTAGAGGACGTGAACAGCTGTTACGCCGCCATTGGCGTTGTACATTCCATCTACCAAGCTTTGCCTGGGCGTTTTAAGGACTATATATCTTCGCCGCGATTCGGTGTCTATCAATCGCTGCACACCACTGTTTTGGCACAAGGCGGCGCCACCTTGGAGGTTCAGGTTCGCACCCACGAGATGCACTACAACGCAGAGTTTGGCGTTGCCGCCCACTGGCGCTACAAGGAAACCAAGGGGAGGAACTCAGGCCACCAAGAAGAGGTGGATCAGATGGCCTGGATGCGTCAGCTCCTTGACTGGCAAAAGGAAGCCGCAGATCCCAATGAGTTCCTAGACTCGTTGCGCTATGACTTAACCGCCAAGCAGATTTTTGCCTTTACCCCAAAGGGCGATGTGGTTAACCTACCTGCGGGCTCGACTCCGGTAGATTTTGCCTACGCAGTACACACTGAGGTGGGGCACAGGTGCATCGGTGCCAAGGTCAACGGCAAGCTCGTGGCGTTGGAATCGAAACTGAAATCCGGCGATAAGGTAGAAATCTTTACCTCCAAAGATCCTAATGCTGGTCCTTCGCGTGATTGGCAGGACTTCTTGGTGTCGGCTCGCGCCAAGACCAAGGTACGGCAATGGTTTGCCAAAGAGCGCCGCGAGGAACATCTAGAAGCGGGACGCGATGCACTTGCCACTGAGGTACAGCGTGGCGGCCTGCCCATGCACCGCCTGTTTACGGCAAGTTCGATGAAACAGGTAGCTGAACAACTGCACTATTCTGACGTTGATTCGCTTTATACCGCGATTGGTGCCGGCCACGTGTCCGCACAGCATGTGGCCAATCAGCTGGTTGCTATGTTCGGCGATCACGATGACGCAGTTGACACTCTCGCTTCGCGTACGCCGCTATCTGAGATTGAGAATTCTAGGGCTCAGCACACGGAAGATTCTGCTTCAGGTACCGGTATCTTGGTGGAAGGCAGCCCAGATGTCATGGCTAAATTGGCTAAGTGCTGCCAGCCTGTGCCGGGAGATACTATTTTTGGTTTCGTTACTCGTGGCGGCGGCGTGTCGGTTCACCGTGCGGACTGCACTAACGCGGAAAAGCTCAAGGCGGAGTCGGAGCGAATGATGCAGGTGGAGTGGTCATCCCGTACTTCTGCGACCGGTGCATTTTCTGCTACTTTGCAGCTTGAAGCACTTGACCGTCAAGGGTTGCTCTCGGAGCTTACTCGTGTCATGAGCGACCAAAGCATCAATGTGCTGACCATGAATTCCAATCGCGGCGATGACCATATTGCGACTGTGCGGTTCACCTTTTCCGTTTCTGACACCAAGCAATTGGGCACGCTGATGACTACGCTGCGCAATACCGAAGGTGTCTTTGACGTCTACCGAGTGACCGCGTAG
- the secD gene encoding protein translocase subunit SecD has product MKNSKRQWPKRALALFALIVVVIYALIFFTGSRQGTPKLGIDLQGGTRVTLAPQGEEPTQDQLKQARAILEQRVNGMGVSGSEVVINGDTLVITVPGEDASQAQAVGQTSQLYFRPVAKPSMPDMAKLNKELEDMANRWVKYDVLSADDANKQMEQVTKAVADQEAQMTGKKPKEQKAPKVSAKPMEEPGNSIEQAERRDEVTEMLLKDRQSEDPTTQAAASALMTCQGNTDPLAGADDPSKPFVTCDYSNGNPYVLEPAPLLNGIKDENGTRLTGNEIDTNSPIEGGLNGQSGQMEINFSFKTGNGPNGSQTWADLTKEHLKDQIAITLDSAVISAPVIQGATPVGSATSITGDFSQEEAKSLANNLKYGALPLSFAGENGEPGGTVESIPPTLGKAALQAGLIAGLVGLILVMAYSLYYFRALAGVSLIFLIASGLLTYGALVLLGRWIGYSLDLSGIAGLVIGVGATADSFVVYYERIKDELLEGRTFRSATQKAWERARATIVTGNAVTLIGSVVVYFLAIGEVKGFAFTMGLTTVFDLVVSFLVMAPLMQMVGRRPAAAKPSMNGLGGIYALVEERRERGYYGSSRRRAGSAERSTDREASTEEPAGSSTAGTARPSDAAEDEEK; this is encoded by the coding sequence ATGAAAAATAGCAAACGCCAATGGCCAAAGCGCGCGCTTGCGCTCTTTGCCCTCATCGTGGTTGTTATCTATGCGCTCATCTTTTTTACTGGTAGCCGGCAAGGCACCCCAAAGCTCGGTATTGACCTACAGGGCGGTACCCGTGTAACGCTGGCTCCGCAGGGCGAGGAGCCCACACAAGACCAGCTAAAGCAGGCGCGCGCCATTTTGGAACAGCGCGTGAATGGTATGGGCGTTTCCGGCTCCGAGGTTGTTATCAATGGCGATACCCTGGTCATCACTGTGCCGGGTGAGGACGCCTCCCAGGCGCAGGCCGTGGGCCAGACCTCTCAGCTCTACTTCCGCCCCGTGGCGAAGCCCTCCATGCCGGATATGGCAAAGCTGAACAAGGAATTGGAGGACATGGCTAATCGCTGGGTCAAGTACGATGTCCTTAGCGCAGACGATGCCAATAAGCAGATGGAGCAGGTTACCAAGGCCGTCGCCGACCAAGAAGCGCAAATGACCGGCAAAAAGCCAAAGGAGCAGAAAGCTCCAAAGGTTAGCGCTAAGCCCATGGAAGAGCCCGGCAACTCCATTGAGCAGGCCGAGCGCCGCGACGAGGTAACGGAGATGCTTCTCAAGGACCGGCAGTCCGAGGATCCGACCACCCAGGCGGCAGCCTCTGCGCTGATGACTTGCCAGGGCAATACCGATCCTTTGGCCGGTGCGGATGATCCTTCCAAGCCGTTCGTTACCTGTGATTACTCCAATGGTAATCCGTACGTGCTGGAACCGGCTCCGCTTCTCAATGGCATCAAGGACGAAAACGGTACCCGCCTGACCGGTAACGAGATTGATACCAACTCGCCGATCGAGGGTGGTCTCAATGGCCAGTCCGGCCAGATGGAGATTAACTTCTCCTTCAAAACTGGAAATGGCCCGAATGGTTCGCAGACGTGGGCGGACCTTACGAAGGAACACCTCAAGGACCAAATTGCCATCACTCTTGACTCCGCGGTTATCTCGGCACCGGTAATTCAGGGGGCTACTCCGGTTGGCTCCGCTACTTCTATTACTGGTGACTTTAGCCAAGAAGAGGCAAAGAGCTTGGCAAATAACCTTAAATACGGCGCATTGCCGCTATCTTTTGCCGGTGAAAACGGCGAACCCGGCGGCACCGTAGAATCCATCCCTCCTACACTGGGTAAAGCCGCACTGCAGGCAGGCCTCATTGCAGGTCTGGTTGGCCTCATCCTCGTGATGGCGTACTCCCTGTATTACTTCCGCGCCCTTGCGGGAGTCTCCCTAATTTTCCTTATTGCTTCTGGCCTCCTTACCTATGGAGCGCTGGTTCTGCTTGGTCGTTGGATCGGCTACTCGTTGGACCTTTCCGGTATCGCCGGTTTGGTAATTGGCGTGGGCGCAACGGCTGACTCCTTCGTGGTTTACTACGAGCGCATTAAGGATGAGCTGCTCGAGGGGCGCACCTTCCGTTCCGCTACGCAAAAGGCGTGGGAGCGTGCTCGTGCCACCATTGTGACCGGTAACGCGGTGACCCTGATCGGCTCAGTGGTTGTCTACTTCCTTGCGATCGGTGAGGTTAAGGGCTTTGCGTTCACCATGGGTCTGACCACGGTCTTCGACCTAGTCGTCTCCTTCCTGGTGATGGCACCGCTGATGCAGATGGTTGGTCGCCGTCCGGCTGCAGCCAAGCCTTCCATGAACGGTCTCGGTGGTATCTACGCCTTGGTAGAAGAGCGCCGTGAACGCGGATATTACGGTTCTAGCCGCCGCCGAGCAGGCTCCGCCGAGCGTTCTACTGACAGGGAGGCATCCACTGAGGAACCGGCAGGAAGCTCTACTGCAGGAACCGCCCGCCCTTCAGACGCTGCGGAAGATGAGGAGAAATAA
- a CDS encoding adenine phosphoribosyltransferase, translating to MSSHYESAAQALKDKVRLVQDFPEKGILFEDLTPVLADPEAFRTVVDGLAAACEELGADMIGGLDARGFLLGSAVAYKMGLGILAIRKKGKLPPPVYTEEYELEYGSAALEIPASGVDIKGKRVVLVDDVLATGGTLHGAKLLLESAGAEVAGNVVVLEVKGLNGRERLSGPPLIVLNATD from the coding sequence ATGAGCTCGCACTACGAATCAGCAGCACAGGCACTCAAGGATAAGGTTCGCCTCGTTCAAGACTTTCCAGAGAAAGGCATCCTTTTTGAGGACCTCACCCCAGTCTTGGCGGATCCAGAGGCATTTCGCACCGTAGTGGACGGCTTGGCGGCCGCCTGCGAGGAATTGGGCGCAGATATGATTGGCGGCCTAGACGCCCGTGGATTCCTCCTTGGCTCGGCCGTCGCCTACAAGATGGGCCTGGGTATCCTGGCCATCCGCAAGAAGGGCAAGCTTCCCCCTCCGGTATATACCGAGGAATATGAGCTGGAGTATGGCTCTGCGGCGCTGGAGATTCCAGCCAGCGGCGTTGACATCAAGGGCAAGCGCGTAGTGCTTGTCGACGACGTCTTGGCCACCGGGGGCACCCTCCACGGTGCCAAGCTTTTGCTTGAGTCCGCAGGTGCCGAAGTCGCTGGCAATGTGGTGGTGTTGGAAGTCAAGGGGCTCAACGGTCGTGAGCGCTTATCCGGCCCGCCGCTCATTGTGTTGAATGCCACAGACTAA
- a CDS encoding bifunctional metallophosphatase/5'-nucleotidase, which translates to MQFRRIGQLVAATTVSAVALSGAQAVAQENKTTISVTNITDIHGHLEDKIGDPAKAGDEIGVARLQSLIKQVNEGQEFNLTSSGDNVGGSAFVSAISDDKYTLEALNQMGMKASAVGNHEFDKGTEDLTERIQPSSTYPILGANVLKDGQPLLKPSHVEDVDGVKVGYVGTVTENTKYKVSAAKIPGVTFTDPVKATNAEATRLKETGEADVVVALFHEDAQEYVQGFNKDVDVLFGGDTHQRTKGEIPREGALPLQWAQGHEYGKLLNDVDITFDNSAKKVVDIKLSQYDATDAAAVEPDADIAAVVEKAQKEAEVEGSKTAGNVKQDLFRGSDEGAEAGSNRGVESTLNNFIADGQRYAMSKQVGEDIEIGVMNAGGVRADLKGGDVTYKDIFEVQPFGNSVITAKISGEEFIKALENQWQEGSRPRLAMGLSNNVQVVYDQKAGKDERVKSVTINGEPIDPKKDYSIALSSFLASSDEEAGGDGYFNAGSIKSKNDVGYMDTQAMIDYIKSGESEVRTGQGQVGAHIEGEVKPGKEITVELSSLNYSTDGEPMAKKATVKLGDAEQTVDIDNSVQEGDAQFGERGRATVKLTVPENLSGQQNLEITTDAGTKATLPIEVSGEGSQEPGAKPEPKGSSLSSNGSSMGSAVFAIVAALVAGVAVVGMNPQILPAPARKMIEDLRKQFHL; encoded by the coding sequence ATGCAGTTCCGTCGCATCGGCCAACTCGTGGCCGCCACTACCGTTTCCGCTGTTGCTCTCTCCGGCGCGCAGGCGGTAGCACAGGAGAACAAGACCACCATCTCCGTCACCAATATCACCGATATTCACGGTCACTTGGAAGACAAGATCGGTGACCCAGCCAAGGCTGGCGATGAGATAGGCGTAGCCCGCCTGCAGTCCCTTATCAAGCAGGTAAATGAGGGCCAAGAGTTCAACCTAACGTCATCGGGCGATAATGTGGGCGGTTCTGCCTTCGTATCTGCTATTTCCGATGATAAGTACACGCTCGAGGCTCTCAATCAGATGGGCATGAAGGCATCTGCAGTAGGTAACCACGAGTTCGATAAGGGTACTGAGGATCTCACCGAGCGCATTCAGCCGAGCTCCACGTACCCCATCCTGGGGGCAAACGTGCTTAAGGATGGCCAACCCTTGCTCAAGCCTTCTCACGTTGAAGACGTCGACGGCGTCAAGGTGGGCTATGTCGGCACCGTAACGGAGAACACCAAGTACAAGGTATCCGCAGCAAAGATCCCCGGCGTTACCTTCACGGATCCAGTAAAGGCAACCAACGCTGAGGCCACCCGCCTGAAGGAGACCGGCGAGGCAGACGTTGTTGTCGCGCTATTCCATGAGGACGCCCAAGAGTATGTCCAGGGGTTCAACAAGGACGTAGACGTTCTCTTCGGCGGCGATACTCACCAGCGCACCAAGGGCGAAATCCCACGCGAAGGTGCACTGCCATTGCAGTGGGCGCAGGGTCATGAGTATGGCAAGCTGCTTAACGATGTCGACATTACCTTTGACAACTCCGCCAAGAAGGTAGTCGATATCAAGCTCAGCCAGTACGATGCTACAGACGCCGCCGCTGTTGAGCCGGACGCTGACATTGCCGCCGTCGTTGAGAAGGCGCAGAAGGAGGCCGAGGTGGAAGGCTCCAAGACTGCAGGCAACGTCAAGCAGGATCTCTTCCGCGGCTCTGACGAAGGCGCAGAGGCAGGCTCCAACCGCGGTGTAGAATCCACCCTCAACAACTTCATCGCCGATGGTCAACGCTATGCCATGAGCAAGCAGGTAGGCGAGGATATCGAAATCGGTGTTATGAACGCCGGTGGTGTACGTGCCGACCTAAAGGGCGGAGATGTTACCTACAAGGACATCTTTGAGGTACAGCCTTTTGGCAACTCCGTGATTACTGCCAAGATTTCCGGTGAGGAGTTCATCAAGGCCTTGGAAAACCAGTGGCAGGAGGGAAGCCGTCCACGCCTGGCCATGGGGCTTTCCAATAACGTCCAGGTGGTCTACGACCAGAAGGCTGGCAAGGACGAGCGCGTAAAGTCCGTGACTATCAATGGCGAGCCAATTGATCCGAAGAAGGATTACTCCATTGCCCTATCTTCGTTCCTTGCTTCCAGCGACGAAGAGGCAGGCGGTGACGGCTACTTCAACGCTGGTTCCATCAAGAGCAAGAACGATGTGGGATACATGGATACTCAGGCCATGATCGATTACATCAAGTCGGGTGAATCTGAAGTCCGTACGGGACAGGGCCAGGTCGGTGCCCACATTGAGGGAGAAGTGAAGCCGGGTAAGGAAATCACCGTCGAGCTGTCGAGCCTCAATTACTCCACCGATGGTGAACCGATGGCTAAGAAGGCCACTGTGAAGCTGGGTGACGCTGAGCAGACCGTCGACATCGACAACTCTGTTCAAGAGGGCGATGCGCAATTTGGTGAGCGCGGTCGCGCGACGGTGAAGCTTACCGTTCCAGAGAATCTGAGCGGCCAGCAGAACCTCGAAATCACCACTGACGCAGGCACAAAGGCAACGTTGCCTATCGAGGTAAGCGGCGAGGGCTCCCAGGAGCCGGGTGCTAAGCCCGAGCCGAAGGGTTCATCCTTGTCCTCTAACGGTTCTTCCATGGGCAGCGCAGTATTTGCTATTGTTGCGGCGCTGGTAGCTGGTGTTGCGGTTGTGGGTATGAACCCGCAGATTCTTCCTGCCCCAGCGCGCAAGATGATTGAGGACCTGCGCAAGCAATTCCACCTCTAA
- the yajC gene encoding preprotein translocase subunit YajC encodes MEIIILIIIGILFVIPSFMAMRKQRQRQNEMQSLQNSLQPGDSIVTAGGVHGVVRGTAEKSVDLEIAPGVVVTFDKMAVIRTEQEANGLERPASAGEAKPNEAHNPRDEEYPPFDDEGKH; translated from the coding sequence ATGGAAATCATCATTCTCATCATTATTGGCATCTTGTTCGTTATTCCATCCTTTATGGCCATGCGGAAGCAACGCCAGCGCCAAAATGAGATGCAATCCTTGCAAAACTCCTTGCAGCCGGGTGATTCCATCGTCACTGCCGGTGGCGTACACGGCGTCGTGCGCGGTACCGCTGAAAAGAGCGTGGACCTCGAAATCGCCCCAGGCGTCGTGGTGACCTTTGACAAGATGGCAGTTATCCGAACCGAACAAGAAGCCAATGGCCTAGAGCGTCCCGCGTCAGCAGGCGAGGCGAAACCTAACGAAGCACACAACCCGCGGGACGAGGAATATCCACCATTTGATGATGAGGGAAAGCATTAG
- a CDS encoding DUF421 domain-containing protein, whose translation MDTLDLFLREITYQLGIEWHRIPVVVLATLGIYLSFMVLVKVFGSRVLTSMTASDAIIIIMFGAVAGRVIVGNPPTLAAGVIGLTTLMALEAAFGTIRKVVKWTRFLDRRPILLVFSGEMVEDNLTLAHITESDIYSAARRAGISRMEDVQIMILEPTGHISVIRVGQTIDPELFKDLVGSEYIEDAKDS comes from the coding sequence GTGGATACTCTAGACCTCTTCCTGCGCGAAATTACTTATCAGCTGGGTATTGAATGGCACCGTATTCCCGTTGTCGTGCTGGCGACTTTAGGTATTTATCTATCCTTCATGGTTTTGGTGAAGGTATTTGGCTCTCGCGTACTTACGTCCATGACAGCCTCAGATGCCATCATCATTATTATGTTTGGCGCGGTCGCCGGACGTGTCATCGTGGGCAATCCACCGACCCTTGCCGCCGGCGTCATCGGCCTAACCACGCTAATGGCGCTCGAAGCTGCATTCGGTACCATCCGCAAGGTAGTGAAGTGGACGCGTTTTCTGGACCGTCGTCCCATCCTTTTAGTCTTTAGCGGTGAGATGGTTGAAGATAACCTGACGCTGGCCCACATAACAGAATCGGATATCTACTCGGCGGCTCGTAGAGCCGGCATTAGCCGCATGGAAGACGTGCAGATAATGATCCTTGAGCCTACGGGCCATATCTCCGTCATCAGGGTCGGGCAAACCATCGACCCAGAGCTTTTTAAAGACCTCGTGGGGTCCGAATACATCGAAGACGCAAAAGACTCTTAG
- the secF gene encoding protein translocase subunit SecF encodes MAVSTKHKISRMDRLYEDERGYDFIGRTKLWYGITAALVVAAVAAILIRGFSLSIDFEGGTSLSMPAGDLKEDEVSQVFEDSTGVEPEQVHIVGAGDSETLEIVSERLSQEDVDAARTAIYENFEPKDENGKATPDAVGSSTVSESWGSSITQRMLIAMLVFLVAATIYVAIRLQKTMALAAISALIADGVILAGIYALFGFDVSPAVIIGLLTVLTFSMYDSVIVFDKINENTEGLEGQRRKTFAELTNLAINQTVMRSISTSVISALPIIALFVVAVWLMGIGTLRDLALIQLIGVVEGIFSSIFFATPLVVTLANLSKKIKRHNKRVADYRAGKSDEGEPDSAPASGRTVVSPASAKPSSVEGDAESSELTGHPGATWRPGR; translated from the coding sequence ATGGCTGTTTCGACTAAACACAAAATTTCCCGGATGGATCGCCTCTATGAGGACGAGCGCGGTTATGACTTCATTGGTCGCACCAAGCTGTGGTACGGCATAACAGCTGCGTTGGTTGTGGCTGCCGTTGCTGCGATCCTCATCCGTGGATTCTCCCTCTCGATAGACTTCGAAGGCGGCACTTCTTTGTCAATGCCAGCCGGAGACCTGAAGGAAGACGAGGTAAGCCAAGTCTTCGAAGACTCCACCGGTGTAGAACCGGAGCAGGTGCACATCGTCGGCGCCGGTGACTCCGAGACGTTGGAGATTGTCTCCGAGCGCCTCAGCCAAGAGGACGTGGACGCTGCCCGTACAGCAATCTACGAAAATTTTGAGCCAAAGGATGAAAACGGCAAGGCAACGCCTGATGCCGTCGGTTCCTCCACAGTGTCTGAATCTTGGGGCTCTTCCATCACCCAGCGCATGCTCATCGCCATGCTGGTCTTTTTGGTGGCTGCCACCATCTATGTGGCTATCCGCCTGCAAAAGACCATGGCGCTTGCCGCCATCAGCGCGCTCATCGCGGATGGCGTAATCCTCGCTGGTATTTATGCGCTCTTTGGTTTTGACGTTTCCCCAGCCGTAATCATTGGTTTGCTTACGGTGCTCACCTTCTCCATGTATGACTCGGTCATTGTCTTTGACAAGATCAACGAGAATACGGAAGGCCTTGAAGGTCAACGGAGAAAGACCTTTGCTGAGCTGACAAACTTGGCGATCAACCAGACGGTAATGCGCTCGATTTCCACCTCGGTGATTTCCGCACTGCCTATCATCGCGCTCTTCGTGGTGGCAGTCTGGCTCATGGGCATTGGTACCTTGCGCGATTTGGCACTCATTCAGCTTATTGGCGTGGTGGAAGGAATCTTCTCTTCCATCTTCTTTGCCACCCCGTTGGTTGTCACCCTTGCTAACCTATCTAAGAAGATTAAGCGCCATAATAAGCGCGTTGCGGACTACCGGGCCGGAAAGAGTGACGAGGGCGAGCCTGATTCTGCCCCAGCATCCGGCCGTACCGTGGTATCTCCAGCAAGTGCTAAGCCTAGCTCGGTAGAGGGCGACGCCGAATCATCCGAGCTCACCGGCCACCCAGGCGCTACCTGGCGCCCAGGGCGCTAG
- a CDS encoding ABC transporter substrate-binding protein produces the protein MFKGEGISGGQRWGKKAAAACASLLALGAAACSGQGGEQGSSNAPQEPESYGYFGYQVNSRLATTNAGTSFGDATSAGLLSTRLYPGLFVPGPSGELIPNADLVETEELPPVAGSDQRSVQLTLEEDAVFSDGTPVTCDDYYLAYSAGTHPVEFASHMPLMNDIADFSCEPQSKTFTLTFNKEQGQRWRHMFGAGTIMPAHALADEAGLSMEQLHSALAAEDMQALAPVADAWRYGFSVAKDQFDSNLQVSFGPYVIDKIGDEGEVILKANEKYFGDAPAEGHIVVWPADADTQKLADQGALRVVDSGSEDPDWLASTKNEAGETSYEVTPMVGELTDTLTLSKSGVFAEPWARESFAACVDQQAVAQASSEASGVEVPPAYLRTVSATDPVAGGLDKVGKDHQGTDIPKAGQLNGTTIKVAYLAPDSRYKAMVEQLRASCEPAGITIEDASAEFMSQHYLEMDPETWAPTVDAFLGPVDPHTEYSAAESTMRNSADLKKTEDSLWKDVPSIPLAAQPRVFLVRRDVEGVLPYTGVSGIGWNMDRWHSTAPAEKN, from the coding sequence GTGTTTAAGGGAGAAGGCATTTCCGGTGGACAGCGCTGGGGAAAGAAGGCTGCCGCTGCGTGCGCGTCGCTTCTTGCACTAGGCGCGGCAGCCTGTAGCGGTCAAGGCGGTGAGCAGGGCTCATCCAATGCGCCCCAAGAACCGGAGTCCTACGGATACTTCGGCTACCAAGTTAATTCCCGTCTGGCCACCACCAATGCCGGTACCTCCTTTGGCGATGCCACGTCCGCGGGATTGTTGTCTACGCGTTTATACCCGGGGCTTTTCGTGCCAGGCCCGTCCGGCGAATTGATTCCCAACGCCGACCTCGTAGAGACCGAGGAACTACCCCCCGTTGCAGGCAGCGACCAGCGCAGCGTGCAGTTAACACTGGAAGAAGATGCCGTATTTTCTGACGGCACCCCAGTTACTTGCGATGACTATTATTTGGCATATTCCGCTGGTACCCACCCAGTTGAATTTGCCTCCCATATGCCGCTGATGAATGACATCGCAGATTTTAGCTGTGAACCGCAAAGCAAAACTTTCACCCTCACTTTTAATAAGGAGCAGGGTCAACGCTGGCGCCACATGTTTGGCGCCGGCACAATCATGCCCGCCCATGCTTTGGCCGATGAGGCCGGCTTGAGTATGGAGCAACTCCATTCGGCGCTGGCGGCTGAGGATATGCAAGCGCTCGCCCCAGTCGCGGATGCGTGGCGGTATGGCTTTTCAGTAGCGAAGGACCAATTTGATTCGAATTTGCAGGTGTCTTTCGGCCCCTACGTCATCGACAAAATAGGCGACGAGGGTGAAGTAATTCTCAAGGCAAACGAGAAGTACTTTGGGGATGCCCCAGCTGAGGGCCATATTGTTGTGTGGCCAGCAGATGCAGACACCCAAAAACTTGCAGACCAGGGAGCACTGCGCGTGGTGGATTCCGGCAGCGAAGACCCAGATTGGCTGGCTAGCACCAAGAATGAGGCAGGAGAGACTTCGTATGAGGTGACTCCGATGGTAGGTGAGCTAACTGATACGTTGACTTTGTCCAAGTCCGGAGTATTTGCCGAGCCTTGGGCGCGGGAGAGCTTTGCCGCGTGCGTCGATCAGCAGGCGGTTGCTCAGGCAAGCTCCGAGGCTTCAGGGGTCGAGGTCCCGCCCGCTTATTTGCGTACTGTTTCTGCTACCGACCCAGTAGCTGGCGGTCTGGATAAGGTGGGCAAAGACCACCAAGGCACTGATATCCCTAAGGCGGGCCAGCTCAACGGCACGACCATCAAGGTGGCCTACTTAGCCCCGGATAGCCGGTATAAGGCGATGGTGGAGCAGCTGCGTGCGTCCTGTGAGCCGGCAGGCATTACCATCGAGGACGCCTCCGCGGAATTTATGTCCCAACATTATTTGGAAATGGATCCGGAAACCTGGGCGCCCACCGTCGATGCATTCCTCGGCCCGGTCGATCCCCACACGGAATATTCCGCAGCTGAATCAACCATGAGAAACTCCGCTGACTTAAAAAAGACGGAAGATTCCTTATGGAAGGATGTTCCCTCCATTCCACTAGCCGCACAGCCGCGCGTATTCCTTGTCCGCCGCGACGTGGAAGGTGTCCTGCCGTACACTGGCGTCTCGGGCATCGGTTGGAATATGGATCGCTGGCACAGCACCGCCCCAGCTGAAAAGAACTAG